From the genome of Candidatus Electrothrix communis, one region includes:
- a CDS encoding pyridoxal phosphate-dependent aminotransferase, protein MSQEIITLAERVLQVPPSPTLAINAKAKALKAAGEDILNFSVGEPDFDTPKHVCEAGKKAIDDGHTRYTAVPGIPELREAICMRFKEDHGWEYTPDEIQVCCGGKHGLYNIFQAMLNPGDEVLIPAPYWVSYPPMVQLAGGVPVIVPLDESIDFDLNPETLAAKATDKTRAIFLNSPSNPAGSVFSTTALKAVAKMALERGWLIVTDDIYETVTYMDGKLPHILDVEPALKAQTIVLNGVSKSFAMTGWRIGYSAGPLHLIKAMNKVQSQSTSNPAAPSQYAALAALTGPQDFPSVMKEAFLPRRDFFVNDLKSIEGVTCVNPSGAFYVFPNFSAYYGKSFNGVPLKNSTDMAAYFLDQAKVASVPGVAFGSDEFVRFSFATSMEVIKEGMERIKNALAALEG, encoded by the coding sequence ATGTCTCAGGAAATAATCACTCTTGCTGAACGCGTATTACAGGTACCGCCCTCCCCTACCTTAGCGATCAATGCCAAGGCCAAGGCGCTGAAAGCGGCAGGTGAGGATATTCTGAATTTTAGCGTTGGTGAGCCGGATTTCGACACTCCGAAGCATGTTTGCGAAGCCGGTAAAAAAGCCATCGACGACGGCCATACCCGCTATACAGCTGTCCCTGGCATCCCGGAACTGCGGGAGGCTATCTGCATGCGTTTTAAGGAAGATCATGGCTGGGAGTATACCCCGGATGAAATCCAGGTCTGTTGCGGAGGCAAGCACGGACTGTATAATATCTTTCAGGCCATGCTCAATCCCGGCGATGAGGTGCTGATCCCGGCCCCGTACTGGGTTTCCTACCCGCCTATGGTCCAGCTAGCAGGCGGTGTACCGGTCATTGTTCCTTTGGATGAGTCCATAGACTTTGATCTGAATCCGGAAACCTTGGCAGCCAAGGCAACCGATAAGACCCGTGCCATTTTTCTCAACAGCCCGTCCAACCCCGCAGGTTCTGTCTTTTCCACCACCGCTCTCAAGGCTGTGGCCAAGATGGCTCTGGAGCGAGGATGGCTGATCGTTACCGATGATATCTATGAGACCGTCACCTATATGGACGGCAAACTCCCCCATATCCTCGATGTGGAGCCTGCTTTGAAGGCGCAGACCATTGTCCTGAACGGGGTTTCCAAGTCCTTTGCCATGACCGGTTGGCGGATCGGCTACTCTGCCGGGCCTTTGCATCTGATCAAAGCCATGAATAAGGTGCAGAGCCAGTCCACCTCCAACCCTGCTGCACCGTCACAGTATGCAGCCCTGGCCGCTCTGACCGGACCACAGGACTTTCCCAGCGTGATGAAAGAGGCCTTTCTGCCCCGGCGCGATTTCTTTGTCAACGACCTGAAGTCCATCGAAGGCGTTACCTGTGTTAACCCCAGCGGGGCCTTTTATGTCTTCCCGAATTTTTCCGCCTATTACGGTAAGTCCTTTAACGGGGTGCCGCTGAAAAATTCCACAGACATGGCTGCCTACTTTCTGGACCAGGCCAAGGTTGCTTCAGTGCCGGGCGTCGCCTTTGGTTCGGATGAGTTTGTCCGCTTCTCCTTTGCGACCTCTATGGAGGTCATTAAAGAGGGCATGGAACGAATCAAGAACGCCCTGGCCGCGCTTGAGGGCTGA
- a CDS encoding toll/interleukin-1 receptor domain-containing protein, which produces MPNHIFISHSSQDDDIVKKLRQSLELHGQLPWVDSRELTGGDDLQARIEESIRTASHFLVVISLDALDSEWVERELEIALDEAKQREDGYKLIPLLLPGTPMRIFKRFFPGDPLYISVADSPNGLTEAMPKIFAALGMQLPEDWQEAEVVQVESLEELILKLTDPQIKEKDGLRRATATAELSYKPADRMQRSISSRRYRFTASLGPLELDEIRWYVERYYQWPVGVFKDRAAKIEANLSIWGKALYKAALSGASAREPLEAWQGQSGSRRFSVQVDFEPPEGSEEEEIALFREAATDLLALPWEIMHDGIGYLCQGGKGVPVRRRLPNRTRTETLRTVLPIRVLLLSPRPEIDKTGKAVSYFDHRSSALPLMQAVENLGQGIVRVDILRP; this is translated from the coding sequence ATGCCCAACCATATTTTCATCTCCCATTCTTCCCAGGATGACGACATTGTTAAGAAGCTCCGGCAATCCCTGGAGCTGCACGGACAACTGCCTTGGGTGGATTCTCGTGAACTGACCGGCGGGGACGACCTTCAGGCCCGGATCGAAGAGAGCATCCGCACGGCCTCCCATTTCCTGGTGGTGATCAGCCTGGACGCCTTGGATTCCGAGTGGGTGGAACGGGAGCTGGAGATTGCTCTGGATGAAGCTAAACAACGGGAGGATGGCTACAAGCTGATTCCGCTGCTGCTGCCGGGAACACCGATGCGTATTTTTAAACGCTTCTTTCCCGGTGATCCGCTCTACATTTCAGTTGCCGATTCCCCGAATGGTTTAACCGAGGCCATGCCTAAAATCTTTGCGGCCTTGGGGATGCAGCTACCCGAAGACTGGCAGGAGGCAGAAGTCGTCCAGGTCGAGTCGTTGGAGGAGCTGATCCTCAAACTCACTGACCCGCAGATCAAAGAAAAAGACGGTCTGCGTCGGGCTACGGCCACTGCCGAGTTGAGCTACAAACCCGCAGATCGGATGCAGCGTAGCATCTCCAGCCGCCGCTACAGATTCACGGCATCGCTGGGGCCGCTGGAACTGGATGAAATTCGCTGGTACGTTGAACGCTATTACCAATGGCCGGTGGGGGTGTTCAAGGATCGAGCCGCCAAAATCGAGGCAAACCTGTCTATATGGGGTAAAGCCCTGTATAAGGCGGCCTTGAGCGGTGCATCAGCACGGGAGCCGCTGGAGGCCTGGCAGGGGCAGAGCGGTTCCCGGCGTTTTTCGGTGCAGGTGGATTTTGAGCCGCCCGAAGGAAGCGAGGAAGAGGAGATTGCCCTGTTTCGGGAAGCAGCCACTGACCTGCTGGCCCTGCCCTGGGAGATCATGCATGACGGCATCGGTTATCTCTGCCAAGGAGGCAAGGGCGTGCCGGTGCGTCGCCGTCTGCCCAACCGGACGCGAACCGAAACCCTGCGCACTGTTCTGCCCATCCGGGTGCTCCTGCTCAGCCCACGCCCGGAGATAGATAAAACGGGTAAGGCAGTCAGCTATTTCGACCACCGAAGCAGTGCTCTGCCCCTGATGCAGGCAGTGGAAAATTTGGGCCAAGGCATCGTCCGGGTGGATATTCTACGTCCATAG
- a CDS encoding HlyD family efflux transporter periplasmic adaptor subunit, whose product MSNVQRSLEEETDPTEKYHQLQAAHYQLEDDHFALQHQLKRTRRRYRLFFLLLIIAGIGAGGYFWRGELAPLLPGVPGLEKQDDEPKESLVTVEKQTLRNTLSLTGKIEPLGQIEIVAPLEGMVLEKNFQYGDFVAKDTLLLLIDTENEEAKYREAQAAYLEAEDKLKSLKKWGKNLEVVTIRHELKKQQYTLKTTQRDLKKNKRLLKKGIVPSSEVEQLEESYQNQQREIAFLQQKLALMLEKGSRDNIHIAELKKKNSLLKMKALEARIAKAQLISPIDGVILLPVSRKQEAPFKIQPGSFVEQDQVLFTVADLHGFNIRAQVDENDILKLQLGQEVDITGDAFQDDLTLKGTVQYISFQADAQEPGKASSFSARISVAAPTDEQKKRLLLGMSADMEVLISEKPNAIIIPFALVTLDDKKQAWVTKVVEATGENEKVKVKIGATEANTVEILEGLEVGDKIMREPLPPPL is encoded by the coding sequence ATGAGTAATGTACAGAGGTCTCTTGAAGAGGAAACTGATCCTACTGAAAAATATCATCAATTACAGGCTGCTCATTATCAGCTTGAAGATGATCATTTTGCATTGCAGCACCAGCTCAAGCGTACCAGACGACGTTATAGGCTGTTCTTCCTTTTGTTGATTATCGCTGGAATCGGGGCCGGTGGTTATTTTTGGCGCGGAGAATTGGCCCCCCTTCTTCCCGGCGTTCCCGGTTTGGAAAAACAAGACGATGAGCCGAAAGAGTCGCTTGTGACGGTTGAAAAGCAAACCTTGCGGAATACCCTTTCTCTAACAGGTAAAATAGAACCGCTTGGGCAGATTGAAATCGTTGCCCCCTTGGAAGGGATGGTGCTGGAGAAAAATTTTCAATACGGAGATTTTGTTGCAAAAGATACACTACTGCTGCTCATTGATACTGAGAACGAAGAGGCTAAATACCGAGAAGCGCAGGCAGCGTACCTGGAAGCTGAGGATAAATTGAAGTCCTTGAAAAAATGGGGAAAGAATTTGGAGGTTGTAACGATACGGCATGAGTTAAAGAAACAACAGTATACCCTGAAAACGACCCAAAGAGATCTTAAAAAAAATAAGCGTTTGTTGAAAAAAGGAATTGTGCCAAGCTCAGAAGTTGAACAACTGGAAGAGAGTTATCAGAATCAGCAGAGGGAGATTGCATTTCTTCAACAAAAACTTGCTTTGATGTTAGAAAAGGGCAGTAGGGATAACATACATATAGCTGAACTGAAAAAGAAAAATTCCTTGCTCAAGATGAAGGCACTTGAGGCCCGCATTGCAAAAGCGCAACTGATCAGCCCTATTGATGGCGTTATTTTATTACCTGTCAGCCGTAAGCAAGAAGCTCCTTTTAAGATTCAACCGGGCAGTTTCGTGGAGCAGGATCAGGTGCTGTTCACCGTTGCCGATCTACACGGGTTTAATATACGCGCCCAAGTTGATGAAAATGATATCCTCAAACTCCAACTGGGGCAGGAGGTCGATATAACAGGGGATGCCTTTCAGGATGATCTTACCCTGAAGGGGACAGTGCAGTATATTTCTTTTCAGGCTGATGCACAGGAGCCTGGGAAAGCATCTTCTTTTTCTGCTCGTATTTCGGTTGCCGCCCCGACAGATGAGCAGAAAAAACGTCTGCTCCTGGGGATGTCAGCCGATATGGAAGTGCTTATTTCGGAAAAACCCAATGCCATTATTATCCCCTTTGCCTTGGTTACTCTTGATGACAAGAAACAGGCATGGGTGACTAAGGTTGTTGAGGCGACTGGGGAAAATGAAAAGGTCAAAGTCAAGATCGGCGCAACAGAGGCCAATACCGTGGAGATTCTCGAAGGACTTGAGGTCGGCGACAAGATTATGCGGGAGCCTTTGCCACCTCCGTTGTAG
- a CDS encoding transposase — MKLTTYQRKDKEIFRRIFEENWDNFKDKYPVYDSDQYEIPVQKMLNCSKESGGYCEYICMKCGRDLRRVCFSCKSCFCLSCAKVYADNMVSQVSKMLHPGVIYRHCILTVPEQSRQVFYDNRHDGELLSKLMRTGYQCLEDVVSAVKGVDVKIGAIMVVQTHGRSGRYNPHLHVIMTDGGVATKSKKWVSLGYFPYEMLHRKWQYHLLNMISDFFGRPIQKLVNLLWKQYPKGFVAHVTKGKVPEKCKGLARYLAKYVASPPIAVSRIVEYDGKSVTYWYRDHKSKAIKVEEVPVFTFIGRMVQHILVKGFKRVRYYGLQATKSFSKWCEIIKEGIRKIGKAVKGTYEIVSPKKYQERYRDVAGKDPFVCKYCGGDMILWKIWHPKYGYLFDEEKLIKQDKYGVKEWFEKRRGDTVRPAARGIQLPLFSLSV; from the coding sequence ATGAAACTGACAACATATCAAAGAAAAGACAAGGAGATTTTTCGCAGAATATTTGAGGAAAATTGGGATAATTTCAAAGATAAATACCCCGTTTACGATAGTGATCAATACGAAATACCGGTACAAAAAATGCTCAATTGCAGTAAAGAATCCGGCGGTTACTGCGAGTATATTTGCATGAAATGCGGTCGTGATCTTCGTCGTGTCTGCTTCAGCTGTAAAAGTTGTTTTTGTCTTTCGTGCGCAAAAGTCTATGCTGATAATATGGTGAGCCAAGTCAGCAAAATGTTACACCCCGGTGTAATATACCGGCACTGTATTTTGACAGTACCGGAGCAATCACGCCAAGTGTTTTATGATAATCGTCATGATGGCGAATTGTTGTCAAAATTAATGCGGACCGGCTATCAATGTCTTGAAGATGTAGTCAGTGCAGTAAAGGGTGTGGATGTAAAAATTGGAGCAATCATGGTTGTTCAGACTCATGGTCGTTCTGGTCGTTATAACCCTCACTTGCATGTGATTATGACGGATGGCGGTGTTGCGACAAAAAGTAAAAAATGGGTAAGTTTAGGCTATTTTCCCTATGAGATGCTTCATAGAAAATGGCAGTACCATCTGTTGAATATGATTTCAGATTTTTTTGGTAGGCCAATTCAGAAGCTTGTAAATCTGTTATGGAAGCAATATCCGAAAGGGTTTGTTGCCCATGTAACAAAAGGTAAGGTTCCTGAAAAGTGCAAAGGATTGGCGCGATATTTAGCCAAATACGTTGCTTCGCCTCCTATCGCGGTCAGCCGTATTGTAGAGTATGACGGCAAATCAGTAACGTATTGGTATCGTGATCATAAGAGTAAAGCAATAAAGGTTGAAGAAGTTCCCGTTTTTACATTCATAGGTAGAATGGTGCAACATATACTGGTGAAAGGGTTCAAACGAGTACGCTATTACGGTCTTCAGGCAACAAAGAGTTTTAGTAAATGGTGCGAAATTATCAAGGAAGGGATACGAAAAATAGGGAAGGCAGTTAAGGGGACTTATGAAATTGTCTCCCCGAAGAAATACCAGGAAAGATACCGTGATGTTGCAGGGAAGGATCCTTTTGTTTGTAAGTACTGCGGTGGAGATATGATCTTGTGGAAGATTTGGCATCCGAAGTACGGATATCTCTTTGATGAGGAAAAGCTGATCAAGCAGGATAAGTATGGAGTTAAGGAGTGGTTTGAAAAGAGAAGGGGAGATACCGTTCGGCCCGCCGCCAGAGGAATACAACTACCGTTGTTCTCTTTGTCAGTTTGA
- a CDS encoding ABC transporter permease, whose protein sequence is MLMTYVREAVRSLYTAKQRTLLALIGISIAIGAVIALVSIGIIWGEESMKRFSELSPDILQIEAPWTRGDEEGISVQDAFLLLDSSQTLADLVPLIMDSGGYFFGGENGWAMIIGTTVKYKEMNRLRLKSGRFISILDKNKAYVVIGTKLLNKPEFKGFTGSLIGSTVKLQNKPYTIIGTIEESADNWEANFSIIPISTAIRFSGKKNISKITARMKQGVDFRVATKEIQRYFKQRNNIEVTVKANVQAIKAAQEQAAMKTVLLGIISSISLLVGGVGIMNVMLTSVMDRRREIGILRAIGARQRDIRRQFLTEAVILSLIGGILGAGLGILSCYIVCSINKWNFFIPELGIWLGVGVSSLVGIFFGFYPAHKAAKLDPITALRSE, encoded by the coding sequence ATGTTGATGACCTATGTGCGAGAAGCTGTCCGCAGCTTGTATACGGCGAAGCAGCGAACCTTGCTGGCCTTAATCGGTATAAGTATTGCTATCGGTGCGGTTATTGCTCTGGTTTCTATTGGGATTATTTGGGGTGAGGAATCTATGAAACGTTTTTCTGAGTTAAGCCCGGATATTTTGCAGATCGAAGCTCCTTGGACTCGAGGAGATGAGGAAGGTATCAGTGTACAAGATGCTTTTCTGTTGCTTGATAGTAGTCAGACGCTTGCCGATTTGGTGCCTCTAATAATGGATAGTGGCGGGTATTTTTTTGGTGGTGAGAATGGGTGGGCTATGATTATAGGAACAACAGTAAAATATAAAGAAATGAATAGACTGCGACTTAAATCCGGGCGATTTATTTCAATACTGGACAAAAATAAGGCATATGTGGTCATAGGAACAAAATTGTTAAATAAACCTGAATTTAAGGGGTTCACCGGCTCCCTGATTGGCTCCACAGTCAAATTGCAAAATAAGCCGTACACGATTATTGGAACTATTGAAGAGAGTGCTGATAATTGGGAGGCTAATTTTTCGATTATACCTATTTCCACAGCAATTCGTTTTTCTGGTAAAAAAAATATTAGTAAAATTACCGCTCGAATGAAACAGGGTGTAGACTTTCGAGTTGCGACTAAAGAAATTCAACGATATTTCAAACAGAGAAACAATATAGAAGTCACAGTGAAGGCAAATGTGCAAGCGATTAAAGCTGCTCAAGAACAAGCCGCCATGAAAACCGTGTTGTTAGGTATTATCAGCAGCATTTCCCTCTTAGTCGGCGGAGTCGGCATTATGAACGTCATGCTCACCTCTGTGATGGATCGGCGGCGAGAAATCGGCATCCTCCGAGCCATTGGCGCTCGACAGCGAGACATTCGCCGTCAATTTTTAACAGAGGCAGTTATCCTTTCTTTGATCGGTGGGATTCTCGGAGCGGGTTTAGGAATTCTTTCCTGTTATATAGTCTGCTCTATCAATAAATGGAATTTTTTTATACCTGAACTGGGCATCTGGCTGGGCGTGGGGGTGTCATCGTTGGTCGGTATTTTCTTTGGCTTTTATCCTGCCCATAAGGCCGCTAAACTTGATCCTATCACGGCCTTGCGTTCGGAGTGA
- a CDS encoding ABC transporter ATP-binding protein, with protein sequence MLKIRDLYKSYQVGHTMMPILKGINLDVHQADFLAVTGSSGSGKSTLMSIMGLLDKPTRGRYWLDDKEVLHCSDDELAAMRNQKIGFVFQSFYLLQRLTAVENVGCPLRYSKVPPKEIHRRSLAMLEKMGLADRATHRPDELSGGQQQRVAIARALIGKPAIVLADEPTGALDSHVSKEIMDLFISLNQEEGITIIIITHDEKIAQQCSRHVIMEDGVLR encoded by the coding sequence ATGCTGAAAATACGTGACCTCTATAAATCCTATCAGGTCGGCCATACCATGATGCCGATTCTCAAAGGCATTAACCTTGATGTTCATCAGGCGGATTTTTTGGCGGTAACCGGTTCCTCGGGAAGCGGTAAGTCCACCCTGATGAGCATTATGGGCCTGCTGGATAAACCGACGCGCGGACGGTATTGGTTGGATGATAAGGAAGTCCTCCATTGCAGCGATGATGAACTTGCTGCCATGAGAAACCAGAAAATCGGTTTTGTCTTCCAGTCATTCTATTTGCTGCAACGCCTGACCGCTGTGGAAAATGTCGGTTGCCCCCTTCGTTACAGCAAAGTCCCTCCCAAAGAAATACATCGTCGTTCTCTGGCGATGTTGGAAAAAATGGGACTGGCTGATCGCGCCACCCATCGCCCTGATGAGTTATCCGGTGGGCAGCAGCAGCGGGTCGCTATTGCCCGCGCCCTCATCGGTAAACCGGCAATCGTCCTTGCCGATGAACCCACCGGTGCTCTGGATTCCCATGTGAGTAAAGAAATAATGGATTTGTTCATAAGCCTCAATCAGGAGGAAGGTATTACGATTATTATCATCACCCATGATGAAAAGATCGCTCAACAATGCTCCCGCCATGTGATTATGGAAGACGGGGTGTTGAGGTAG